A DNA window from Camelina sativa cultivar DH55 chromosome 17, Cs, whole genome shotgun sequence contains the following coding sequences:
- the LOC104757370 gene encoding CBL-interacting serine/threonine-protein kinase 23 isoform X2, with product MASRTTPSRSTPSRSTPSSGGGGSGRTRVGKYELGRTLGEGTFAKVKFARNVENGDNVAIKVIDKEKVTKNKMIAQIKREISTMKLIKHPNVIRMFEVMASKTKIYFVLEFVTGGELFDKISSNGRLKEDEARKYFQQLINAVDYCHSRGVYHRDLKPENLLLDANGALKVSDFGLSALPQQVREDGLLHTTCGTPNYVAPEVINNKGYDGAKADLWSCGVILFVLMAGYLPFEDSNLTSLYKKIFKAEFTCPPWFSASAKKLIKRILDPSPATRITFAEVIENEWFKKGYKAPKFENADVSLDDVDAIFDDSGESKNLVVERREEGPKTPVTMNAFELISTSQGLNLGSLFEKQMGLVKRKTRFTSKSSANEIVTKIEAAAAPMGFDVKTNNYKMKLTGEKSGRKGQLAVATEVFQVAPSLYMVEMRKSGGDTLEFHKFYKNLTTGLKDIVWKTIDEEKEEGTDGATNGAMANRTVAKQSA from the exons atggcttCTCGAACAACACCGTCACGATCGACTCCTTCTCGATCAACGCCTTcttctggtggtggtggttcagGTAGGACACGAGTTGGTAAGTATGAGCTTGGTAGAACTCTGGGTGAAGGAACCTTCGCTAAGGTCAAATTCGCTAGAAATGTTGAGAATGGTGATAATGTCGCCATTAAAGTTATTGATAAAGAGAAAGTCACCAAAAATAAGATGATCGCTCAG ATCAAGCGTGAGATTTCAACAATGAAATTGATCAAGCACCCAAATGTGATCCGTATGTTTGAG GTGATGGCTAGTAAAACTAAGATCTACTTTGTTTTGGAATTCGTGACTGGTGGGGAgctttttgataaaatt TCAAGCAATGGGAGATTGAAGGAAGATGAGGCGAGGAAGTACTTTCAACAGCTTATTAATGCGGTTGATTATTGTCATAGCAGAGGTGTTTATCATAGAGACCTTAAG CCAGAAAATTTGCTTTTGGATGCTAATGGTGCTTTGAAAGTGTCTGATTTTGGATTGAGCGCTCTACCTCAGCAAGTTCGA gaGGATGGGTTACTTCACACAACATGCGGAACACCCAATTATGTTGCTCCGGAG gTAATCAACAACAAAGGTTATGATGGAGCGAAGGCGGATTTGTGGTCTTGTGGAGTAATTCTCTTTGTCTTAATGGCTGGTTATTTACCTTTTGAAGATTCTAACCTGACTTCGTTATATAAAAAG ATATTCAAAGCAGAATTTACCTGCCCTCCCTGGTTTTCTGCAAGTGCTAAGAAGTTAATCAAAAGGATTTTGGATCCCAGTCCAGCAACg AGGATTACATTTGCTGAGGTCATTGAAAATGAGTGGTTTAAAAAAGGGTATAAAGCACCTAAATTTGAGAATGCTGATGTCAGCCTTGATGATGTTGATGCAATCTTTGATGACTCGGGG gAGTCTAAGAATCTTGTTGTGGAAAGGCGAGAAGAAGGACCCAAAACACCAGTAACTATGAATGCTTTTGAGCTCATCTCAACATCCCAGGGTCTCAATCTGGGTTCACTTTTCGAAAAACAAATG GGGCTTGTGAAGCGAAAAACTCGATTTACTTCCAAATCTTCGGCTAACGAGATAGTTACAAAAATCGAGGCTGCGGCAGCACCTATGGGGTTTGATGTCAAGACAAATAACTACAAG ATGAAGCTGACAGGAGAAAAATCAGGCCGCAAGGGTCAGTTGGCAGTTGCCACTGAG GTTTTTCAAGTTGCTCCATCTCTTTACATGGTTGAAATGCGAAAATCAGGGGGTGACACGTTGGAATTCCACAAG TTTTACAAGAACCTTACCACGGGACTTAAGGACATTGTTTGGAAAACCATCGacgaagagaaagaggaaggaACCGATG GTGCTACTAATGGTGCCATGGCTAACCGGACAGTTGCGAAACAGTCGGCATAA
- the LOC104757371 gene encoding uncharacterized protein LOC104757371 — protein MSLLLGQAPKLCLRKPVFVRASPPLRSNGLLQTPPCSIIGADPCGANLGKLVIINANECGRIHLDKKVPMELVYNDITEAMVTIGSSHGWVATLKNGTVRLQDDLNPSASDSDPKRISLPPLVTLPHCQTQIVTNVAMSSTSPEDEDCVVAVKFLGPQLSFCRPGQSNSEWTNVRIENPCFFSSQVMFSKKHGMFRIPGSGGHLIGSWDLHKQYKNIPKIQKLRYQYHPGQMKTTPELLNLYSTSEHLVESRSTGETFLVRWYRDIIDSIDGAAIMETSVLRVFKLDEEGNAVYTEDIGDLCIFISRSEPFCVPASSFPGMLPNKVHIFDFAEVGLVDLADCSYEGGSTRFGFNAPYHIPPQDIEY, from the coding sequence ATGTCTCTGCTTCTCGGCCAGGCTCCGAAGCTCTGTCTTCGGAAACCAGTGTTTGTTAGAGCCTCTCCTCCTCTTCGCTCTAATGGCTTGCTGCAAACCCCTCCTTGTTCCATCATCGGCGCTGATCCTTGCGGAGCAAATCTCGGAAAACTCGTGATTATAAATGCTAACGAATGTGGCCGCATTCATTTGGATAAGAAGGTGCCTATGGAGTTGGTGTATAATGATATTACTGAGGCGATGGTAACGATCGGTTCATCTCATGGCTGGGTAGCTACTTTGAAGAACGGAACAGTGCGTCTCCAAGACGATCTCAACCCATCTGCATCGGATTCAGATCCAAAACGTATCTCGTTACCTCCTCTTGTAACTCTGCCTCATTGCCAAACCCAAATCGTCACTAACGTGGCAATGTCATCAACTTCTCCAGAGGATGAGGACTGTGTTGTGGCTGTCAAGTTCTTGGGACCTCAACTAAGCTTTTGCAGACCAGGTCAAAGTAACTCCGAGTGGACCAATGTCAGAATCGAAAACCCCTGTTTCTTCTCCTCCCAAGTCATGTTTTCAAAGAAACACGGCATGTTTCGCATACCCGGATCCGGAGGCCACCTCATTGGATCATGGGATCTCCACAAACAGTACAAGAACATACCTAAGATCCAGAAGTTGCGATATCAGTACCATCCCGGACAGATGAAGACCACACCCGAGCTTTTGAATTTGTACAGCACAAGCGAACACTTGGTGGAGTCACGATCCACAGGTGAAACATTCTTGGTTAGGTGGTACAGGGATATAATCGATAGCATCGACGGTGCTGCGATAATGGAAACAAGTGTTTTAAGGGTTTTCAAGCTTGACGAAGAAGGAAACGCGGTTTACACTGAAGACATAGGAGATCTCTGCATTTTCATCTCAAGGTCTGAACCTTTTTGTGTCCCTGCTAGCTCTTTTCCAGGCATGCTCCCTAACAAAGTCCATATCTTTGATTTCGCCGAGGTCGGATTAGTCGATCTTGCTGACTGCAGCTACGAGGGTGGTTCAACTAGGTTCGGATTCAATGCCCCATACCATATTCCACCTCAAGATATAGAATACTAA
- the LOC104759528 gene encoding uncharacterized protein LOC104759528 produces MSLLLNQPSQLCLRKPVLVVRASAHTSNGSSSSSLLQIPPCFIAGADPCGAGLGKLKIFYATGEHSSYDHLVKKAPMELVYNDINNPWLASFSEEEGENRDDISDAMVTIGSSHGWVATLKNGTLRLQDDLNPAASDSDPKRISLPPLVTLRHCQTEIVTNVAMSSPSPEEEDCVVAAKFLGPQLSFCRPGQSNSEWTNVRIENPCFFSSRVMFSKKHDMFRITGSGGHLIGSWDLDKHKHTPKLQKLRYQNLPELSKTERQLLSSCTTSEHLVESQSTGETFLLKLYKKTEKIMGGVAKMKTEGLMVFKLDEEGNAVYTKDIGDLCIFISKSEPFCVPASSVPGMIPNRVHILDDNEFSLVKLTDSSIDSIINRFTVPYYISPQKLYK; encoded by the coding sequence ATGTCTCTGCTTCTCAACCAGCCCTCGCAGCTCTGCCTTCGTAAACCGGTGTTGGTAGTAAGAGCCTCTGCGCATACATCTAATGGCTCCTCCTCATCTTCCTTGCTGCAAATTCCTCCATGTTTCATTGCCGGCGCTGATCCTTGTGGAGCAGGTCTCggaaaactcaaaattttctaTGCTACCGGTGAACACAGTAGTTATGATCATTTGGTAAAAAAGGCGCCTATGGAGTTGGTGTATAACGATATTAATAACCCATGGCTGGCTAGCTtctctgaagaagaaggtgaaaacCGAGACGATATTTCTGATGCAATGGTAACGATCGGTTCATCTCATGGCTGGGTAGCTACTTTGAAGAACGGAACTCTGCGTCTCCAAGACGATCTAAACCCGGCTGCATCGGATTCAGATCCGAAACGTATCTCGTTGCCTCCTCTTGTAACTCTGCGTCATTGCCAAACCGAAATCGTCACCAACGTGGCGATGTCCTCACCTTCTCCAGAGGAAGAGGACTGTGTTGTGGCTGCTAAGTTCTTGGGACCTCAGCTCAGCTTTTGCAGACCGGGTCAAAGCAACTCCGAGTGGACCAACGTCAGAATCGAAAACCCCTGTTTCTTCTCCTCCCGAGTCATGTTTTCAAAGAAACATGACATGTTTCGCATAACCGGATCTGGAGGCCACCTCATCGGATCATGGGATCTCGACAAACACAAGCACACACCCAAGCTTCAGAAGTTGCGATATCAAAACCTTCCCGAGCTGAGCAAGACCGAACGCCAGCTTTTGAGTTCATGCACCACGAGCGAACACTTGGTGGAGTCACAATCCACGGGTGAAACATTCTTGCTTAAGTTGTACAAGAAGACCGAGAAGATCATGGGCGGTGTTGCCAAAATGAAAACAGAAGGTTTAATGGTGTTCAAGCTTGACGAAGAAGGAAATGCGGTTTACACTAAAGACATAGGAGATCTCTGCATTTTCATCTCAAAGTCTGAACCTTTTTGTGTCCCTGCTAGCTCCGTTCCCGGCATGATCCCTAACAGAGTCCATATCTTGGACGACAATGAATTTTCACTCGTCAAGTTGACTGATTCCTCCATCGATAGTATTATTAATAGGTTCACGGTCCCTTACTATATTTCACCTCAAAAGTTGTACAAGTAG
- the LOC104757372 gene encoding uncharacterized protein LOC104757372 encodes MDESWRMKMGLGADPFFSIARKSMDARIDAEDFADVFGGPPRSVLTRKFSGDFSRSDCFYDEIFRPPGNFSGGGSLASSKSHGRNLPAFRIPSGGEGFYDGVFGSRGGSSKDGLKKQNSMAKSMSNSSSLLSSEELSPHYPPPAATSGDDAGFSSFTSRLRPLNVPSRSHKRDSKKQSFPAFPTSKDSFSGQNNTPEKADFYYRKPHFTGSRRASPETISLDPNSFRRTDDYGPSSPASSPVSSFICEEEHNNTDAKQRRNRDEEVVVVEDEDDEEEEMSSYVIEINSDRFDRYKEEGGGGGGGGGNSDSNDMDEAIAWAKERSQRPETKQTEEDVIDSRRSEEEPKSEEEMEMEMKDEEIRIWLTGKETNIRLLLSTLHHVLWSNSNWYAIPLANLRDGSQVKKAYQKARLCLHPDKLQQRGGASPIQKSVASRVFSILQEAWAVYVTNEGLSS; translated from the exons ATGGACGAATCGTGGCGTATGAAGATGGGTTTAGGCGCTGATCCATTCTTCTCCATCGCTCGTAAATCTATGGACGCTCGGATCGACGCTGAAGACTTCGCCGATGTTTTCGGTGGTCCGCCGCGAAGCGTCCTAACACGAAAATTCTCCGGCGACTTTTCTCGTTCTGATTGTTTCTACGACGAGATTTTCCGGCCGCCGGGGAATTTCTCCGGTGGCGGCTCCCTTGCTTCTTCTAAATCTCACGGCAGAAACTTACCGGCGTTTAGGATTCCCTCCGGCGGTGAAGGATTTTACGACGGCGTGTTCGGTAGCCGCGGCGGGTCGTCCAAAGATGGATTAAAGAAACAGAACTCGATGGCCAAATCGATGTCGAATTCATCATCGCTACTCTCTTCAGAAGAGCTCAGTCCTCATTATCCTCCACCGGCGGCAACTTCCGGCGACGACGCCGgattttcttctttcacttctAGACTCAG ACCGTTAAACGTCCCTTCAAGAAGTCATAAACGAGActcaaagaaacagagtttcCCGGCGTTTCCAACATCCAAAGATTCATTCTCCGGCCAAAACAACACGCCGGAAAAAGCAGATTTTTATTACAGGAAACCACATTTCACCGGATCCAGGAGAGCATCTCCGGAGACAATTAGCTTAGATCCTAATTCCTTCAGAAGAACGGATGATTACGGACCGAGCTCCCCTGCATCTTCCCCTGTTTCTTCCTTCATCTGCGAAGAAGAACACAACAACACTGATGCCAAACAGAGAAGGAACAGAGACGAAGAGGTAGTCGTagtagaagacgaagatgacgaagaagaagagatgagctCTTACGTAATTGAGATAAACTCTGACCGATTCGATCGTTacaaagaagaaggaggaggaggaggaggaggaggagggaacTCGGATTCAAACGACATGGATGAAGCAATAGCTTGGGCAAAAGAAAGATCACAAAGACCAGAAACAAAGCAAACAGAAGAAGACGTTATCGATTcgagaagaagtgaagaagaacccaaatcagaagaagag atggagatggagatgaaaGATGAAGAGATAAGAATCTGGTTAACCGGAAAAGAGACAAACATTAGACTTCTCCTCTCAACGTTACATCAT GTTCTTTGGTCAAATAGCAATTGGTATGCGATTCCTTTAGCAAATCTTCGAGATGGATCACAAGTTAAGAAAGCTTATCAAAAAGCTCGGCTTTGTTTACATCCAGACAAGTTACAACAAAGAGGTGGAGCTTCACCGATTCAGAAATCTGTCGCCAGTAGAGTTTTCTCCATTCTTCAG GAAGCATGGGCCGTGTACGTAACAAACGAGGGGCTCTCGAGCTAA
- the LOC104757370 gene encoding CBL-interacting serine/threonine-protein kinase 23 isoform X1, which produces MASRTTPSRSTPSRSTPSSGGGGSGRTRVGKYELGRTLGEGTFAKVKFARNVENGDNVAIKVIDKEKVTKNKMIAQIKREISTMKLIKHPNVIRMFEVMASKTKIYFVLEFVTGGELFDKISSNGRLKEDEARKYFQQLINAVDYCHSRGVYHRDLKPENLLLDANGALKVSDFGLSALPQQVREDGLLHTTCGTPNYVAPEVINNKGYDGAKADLWSCGVILFVLMAGYLPFEDSNLTSLYKKIFKAEFTCPPWFSASAKKLIKRILDPSPATRITFAEVIENEWFKKGYKAPKFENADVSLDDVDAIFDDSGESKNLVVERREEGPKTPVTMNAFELISTSQGLNLGSLFEKQMGLVKRKTRFTSKSSANEIVTKIEAAAAPMGFDVKTNNYKMKLTGEKSGRKGQLAVATEVFQVAPSLYMVEMRKSGGDTLEFHKFYKNLTTGLKDIVWKTIDEEKEEGTDVSGATNGAMANRTVAKQSA; this is translated from the exons atggcttCTCGAACAACACCGTCACGATCGACTCCTTCTCGATCAACGCCTTcttctggtggtggtggttcagGTAGGACACGAGTTGGTAAGTATGAGCTTGGTAGAACTCTGGGTGAAGGAACCTTCGCTAAGGTCAAATTCGCTAGAAATGTTGAGAATGGTGATAATGTCGCCATTAAAGTTATTGATAAAGAGAAAGTCACCAAAAATAAGATGATCGCTCAG ATCAAGCGTGAGATTTCAACAATGAAATTGATCAAGCACCCAAATGTGATCCGTATGTTTGAG GTGATGGCTAGTAAAACTAAGATCTACTTTGTTTTGGAATTCGTGACTGGTGGGGAgctttttgataaaatt TCAAGCAATGGGAGATTGAAGGAAGATGAGGCGAGGAAGTACTTTCAACAGCTTATTAATGCGGTTGATTATTGTCATAGCAGAGGTGTTTATCATAGAGACCTTAAG CCAGAAAATTTGCTTTTGGATGCTAATGGTGCTTTGAAAGTGTCTGATTTTGGATTGAGCGCTCTACCTCAGCAAGTTCGA gaGGATGGGTTACTTCACACAACATGCGGAACACCCAATTATGTTGCTCCGGAG gTAATCAACAACAAAGGTTATGATGGAGCGAAGGCGGATTTGTGGTCTTGTGGAGTAATTCTCTTTGTCTTAATGGCTGGTTATTTACCTTTTGAAGATTCTAACCTGACTTCGTTATATAAAAAG ATATTCAAAGCAGAATTTACCTGCCCTCCCTGGTTTTCTGCAAGTGCTAAGAAGTTAATCAAAAGGATTTTGGATCCCAGTCCAGCAACg AGGATTACATTTGCTGAGGTCATTGAAAATGAGTGGTTTAAAAAAGGGTATAAAGCACCTAAATTTGAGAATGCTGATGTCAGCCTTGATGATGTTGATGCAATCTTTGATGACTCGGGG gAGTCTAAGAATCTTGTTGTGGAAAGGCGAGAAGAAGGACCCAAAACACCAGTAACTATGAATGCTTTTGAGCTCATCTCAACATCCCAGGGTCTCAATCTGGGTTCACTTTTCGAAAAACAAATG GGGCTTGTGAAGCGAAAAACTCGATTTACTTCCAAATCTTCGGCTAACGAGATAGTTACAAAAATCGAGGCTGCGGCAGCACCTATGGGGTTTGATGTCAAGACAAATAACTACAAG ATGAAGCTGACAGGAGAAAAATCAGGCCGCAAGGGTCAGTTGGCAGTTGCCACTGAG GTTTTTCAAGTTGCTCCATCTCTTTACATGGTTGAAATGCGAAAATCAGGGGGTGACACGTTGGAATTCCACAAG TTTTACAAGAACCTTACCACGGGACTTAAGGACATTGTTTGGAAAACCATCGacgaagagaaagaggaaggaACCGATG TTTCAGGTGCTACTAATGGTGCCATGGCTAACCGGACAGTTGCGAAACAGTCGGCATAA